TGTGCTCAAGGACAACCCGGTCCGGCTTTTTTGCATGCGACCCGTAGCCTTGTTGGGTTGCAGCCTTTAAGATGCCGGCAAGATACGAACCGTCAAAGTAAAAGTTCAGGTACGGCCCGGATGCCTTCACGGTCGAAGATGCAGTCTCCCTGATCTTTTCTGAATATTGGGCAACAAAGTCCTGCGCCCATTTCGCCGGGGGGATCTTCCTGATTTTTGCGACGATGAATGCCTGTGTTGATGAAAGGTCGGCATGCTCCCCGCCGTCCACGAGGCTGACATCCCGGATCCCGGAAGATTCCTGCAGTATTCTGGCAATCGCGTCATACCGCAGTTTAAAGTCGCTCTTCCCGTCTTCCATCACAAACCCGTCCTGTACCTCAGGATCGCTGCAATGCCGCCGAATGCAGAGAAGAGGATCGAACCCTCTTCAAAATCATCTGAAATTATCTCGACTTTCGCGCTGCTCTGGTCGGCAAGTTTTGTCAGTTCGTCAATAATGTCAATCTCTTCCTCAAGCGCAAGTGGCGCCGTGCACTTCGGGCAGGTGCCCGGTGCAATGTCCTTGACTGTTTTTCCCGGCTCCATACTGACGGTCCGTTCATCAGTATGCCCGCAGCTCTGGCATCTTACCTTCAGCCGTGACTTGCGCAGGTTTGCCGAAAGCAGCAGGGTATCGATCGCGCCGATCTCGAGGTTTTTACGGATGCTCTCCTCACCATATGCGGCAAGCCCTGCTTCCTTTACCAGCTCCTTGAGGAACTTGTCCATGAACGCCTTCTCCTTGATCACGGTCATGCCCTTGAGCGCGTCCTTTGCCGAGTCCACAAGCTCTGACAACCCGTCTTCGTTGGTGTACGCAACATCAAACAGACCGATGATCCGTTTCTGGATCTCGTGGTGGAGGAAGGATCCTGCCTCAAACTCTTCCTTGGTGGGACTGGGCCCGCCGATCAGGACGCCCTTGAACCGCTCAAAAAAGTCCTTTTCCGCCAAGAAGATCGCGCTTGAGCGCTCCCCGACTTTTGTGTAAAATTCGTTAATCGCGATCTCACGGAGGCGCCCGAACCGGGCTGCTGACTGGCCGCCTTTGCGCTGTTTGCCGGGGACCGTTGAGGTCGCTCCCCCCATCGGCTCGATCCGGTTGCCGCGTAAAAATCCCCAGTAAGCTTCCCGCCGGTCGAGCACGAGGAGCCCGTACACGGCCTTTTCTTCAAGCATCTGCTTGAGCGGCTCGAGCTCGAACTTCGAGCTGCAGCGGTACATGTAGAGGTTGAGGGGTTCGGGGGGTTCGATGATGGTGCACTGGAGGTCCGTCCGGTCTCCATAGAGCTGGACAGTCCCGCAGAAGACCGCCATGCCGTGTTCCGGGGGCTTCTTGTAGTACTTGAGCCTGGACAGGATTGACGAGATCGCGCTTTGTACATTCGTACGGGTCTGCTTGCTTTTTATGTTGGCGCACTGCCCGAACTCGTCCTTTAACTGCCCGGTCACGTCGTAGATCTGCTTGTCGGGCGGGATATAGAGCGTGATCAGCTCAGTCCCGTCCCCCTGCTGGAGCTCAAGCTTCTCAAGCGTCTTTTTAAACTCGTAGCGCCGGCGCGCCTCATCCATCTCAACCACTTCTGCCATCCGGAAAAGTCCAACCTCTTGTAAAGCTATAACCTATTCACCCGCGGGTGCCATAAATTTGCGCCCATTGCTCTATAATCCGGTCGTCAACATCGCTGCCGATGCCGTGCCCGCTGTTAAATTCCGTGAATGTTCTGGGGTCCTGCGCCAGTTCGTAGAGTCCTTGGCCATCCGAAAATGGTATGATGTTGTCTGTTTTTGAGTGGAATATCCAGACGGGTCTTGGGGAGATCCTGCCGATATAATTGTCCGGATCAATTGATAACAAAAACTTCCGAGCATCGCCGGAGTACTGGTCGCCTGCCATGCCAAACCCTGAAGTCGATACCCCGATATAACCGGCAAACTGAGGGTCGGTAACCGCAGCGACCGAGGCATACCGTCCCCCGTTGCTTGATCCCAATGCGTAGACCGGAACACCAAACCTGTCGGCAAGCATCCCGCGTGCTGTTGAAATGTCACAGACAATGCTGTAGACCTGTGGCCACTGCCCTTTTTCAAACGCCGCAAAGTCTTCCTGCGGGTTGAACGGGTAGCCCGGGGTCTCCGCGCCATTGCCCCGGACATCCACAAAGAGGAACGCGTACCCTGCGGAGGCGTACTGTACCATTCTCTGTTCGTGCCCGGCAATCTTCTCACCTGCTCCCGGCACATATACGATTGCGGCTTTCGGCTGCTTTGGGGCAGCAAGGTACGAGATCACATCACCGGACGGGGTGTGCATCACGATCCGCGTTTTTGTGCAAGTCCCGTTGGAAAAGAGCACTTCTTCGCTTGTGGTAACCGGTGCGCAGGTGACGGATAGGACGCCGTTGTTGTCCACCGAATAGGATGCTTTATGGCCTGTACCGGTACATCCTGCGCAGATACAGAGTGCGATGATACACCCGACAACAAGAACCGGACGCAACGTTACCCCCTCGTGCAATGGTGGACCAGGCAGATCGTCTTCGCATCACAGATCGTCCCGTCCCGTATCATTGCCTCAAGGTCCGCAAGTGCCACATCCACGACTTCGATCACTTCGTCCTCGTCCTTTTCGAACTCACGCGAGGGTGAAAGGTTGCGGGCTTCAAACAAAAAGATCTTCTCGTCGGTAAACCCCGGAGTCGTGTAGATGAACCCCTTTGGCACCACCGTTTCTGCCTTAAAACCGGTCTCCTCGATGAGTTCCCGGTGAGCCGTCTCCAGCGGATCTTCCCCGTCTTCAATCGTTCCGGCAGGTGCCTCGAAAATGTACTGCCCGACCGCGAACCGGTACTGCCGTAAGAGCTTGCAGCGGTCACGGTCGATCGGGAGGACCGCAACTGCATTTCCCGGGTGAATAATTATTTTCTCCCGGTCTGTGCCATTTGGCAGCCGGACCTTTGCCTTCTCTATCCACAGGCGCCTGCCCCTGAATA
Above is a genomic segment from Methanoregula sp. containing:
- a CDS encoding alpha/beta hydrolase — translated: MRPVLVVGCIIALCICAGCTGTGHKASYSVDNNGVLSVTCAPVTTSEEVLFSNGTCTKTRIVMHTPSGDVISYLAAPKQPKAAIVYVPGAGEKIAGHEQRMVQYASAGYAFLFVDVRGNGAETPGYPFNPQEDFAAFEKGQWPQVYSIVCDISTARGMLADRFGVPVYALGSSNGGRYASVAAVTDPQFAGYIGVSTSGFGMAGDQYSGDARKFLLSIDPDNYIGRISPRPVWIFHSKTDNIIPFSDGQGLYELAQDPRTFTEFNSGHGIGSDVDDRIIEQWAQIYGTRG
- the prf1 gene encoding peptide chain release factor aRF-1 gives rise to the protein MAEVVEMDEARRRYEFKKTLEKLELQQGDGTELITLYIPPDKQIYDVTGQLKDEFGQCANIKSKQTRTNVQSAISSILSRLKYYKKPPEHGMAVFCGTVQLYGDRTDLQCTIIEPPEPLNLYMYRCSSKFELEPLKQMLEEKAVYGLLVLDRREAYWGFLRGNRIEPMGGATSTVPGKQRKGGQSAARFGRLREIAINEFYTKVGERSSAIFLAEKDFFERFKGVLIGGPSPTKEEFEAGSFLHHEIQKRIIGLFDVAYTNEDGLSELVDSAKDALKGMTVIKEKAFMDKFLKELVKEAGLAAYGEESIRKNLEIGAIDTLLLSANLRKSRLKVRCQSCGHTDERTVSMEPGKTVKDIAPGTCPKCTAPLALEEEIDIIDELTKLADQSSAKVEIISDDFEEGSILFSAFGGIAAILRYRTGL
- a CDS encoding NUDIX hydrolase, whose amino-acid sequence is MEIFRGRRLWIEKAKVRLPNGTDREKIIIHPGNAVAVLPIDRDRCKLLRQYRFAVGQYIFEAPAGTIEDGEDPLETAHRELIEETGFKAETVVPKGFIYTTPGFTDEKIFLFEARNLSPSREFEKDEDEVIEVVDVALADLEAMIRDGTICDAKTICLVHHCTRG